In Candidatus Nitronauta litoralis, one DNA window encodes the following:
- the phoU gene encoding phosphate signaling complex protein PhoU produces the protein MPRHTIHIENAILQLKKMTHSLGAHVEENVGRAVRSIINRDAKLATEVMHSDSRIDEMEVELEEECLKVLALYQPVANDLRLVVAYLKINNDLERIGDLAVNIAERSVFLADQVKLAIPDEFPLMAEKTQWMLQHALDSLVDLDSVMARRVCAVDDEVDDLNRKMFYTFESQLGTGPEKLRPLLELLSASRYLERVADHATNICEDVIYLIGGEIVRHRKEALIIPMDQVKKSGSKS, from the coding sequence CTCTCGGTGCCCATGTCGAGGAAAATGTGGGCCGCGCCGTTCGCTCGATCATCAATCGGGATGCAAAACTCGCAACCGAGGTTATGCATTCTGATTCCCGAATTGATGAAATGGAAGTAGAGCTGGAAGAGGAATGCCTGAAGGTGCTGGCGCTTTATCAACCGGTGGCAAACGATCTGAGACTGGTGGTCGCCTACCTTAAAATTAATAATGACCTCGAGCGGATTGGTGACCTCGCCGTCAATATTGCAGAGCGCTCTGTTTTTCTGGCAGATCAGGTTAAACTCGCCATTCCCGATGAGTTTCCATTGATGGCGGAAAAAACACAATGGATGCTGCAACACGCGCTCGATTCCCTGGTGGACCTCGATTCTGTGATGGCTCGCCGGGTGTGTGCCGTTGACGATGAAGTCGATGATCTCAATCGAAAAATGTTTTATACGTTTGAAAGCCAGTTGGGGACAGGGCCGGAAAAATTGCGTCCCTTACTCGAGTTACTCTCCGCTTCACGCTATCTGGAACGCGTGGCAGATCATGCGACTAATATTTGTGAAGATGTGATTTATCTGATTGGTGGGGAGATTGTTCGCCACCGAAAGGAAGCACTCATTATCCCAATGGATCAGGTAAAGAAAAGCGGCAGCAAAAGCTAA